The region GGCGGGCGGAGCGCTGGCGCTGGCGCGAGGCGCGCAGCCGGCGGAGGCGGCGCACCAGCAACGGGTCGGCCTCGAGGGCCTCGGGACGGTCGATGAGCGCGTTGAGGACCTGGTAGTAGCGGGTGGAGGACATGTCGAAGTTCTCGCGCACCGCCTGCTCCTTGGCACCGGCGTACTTCCACCAGTGGCGCTCGAACTCCAGGATGTCGCGGTCGCGCTGGCTCAGCCCGGCAGCAGTCTCCTGCTCGGCTGCGATGTGCTTGGCGGCGTCCATCCGTGCCATCTCCTCCTCGACCCCACGTCCACCCGTGGCCGGGCGGACTGCGGTCAGTCTAGGTGACGAACGACAACGATGTCATTCGCCTCCGGCGAGTCGTCTGGACAAACTCGGGCGGACCCTCGGTCGCGGTCGACCGGTCCCCGTCGGGGCACCGGACGGCCACGGAGGGGTGACCCGCCCGTCACCGTGCGTCGATAGGGTGACGACGTGACCACCGTCCCGCAGGCAGACCTCGTGATCGTGGCCAACCGCCTCCCCGTGGACCGGGTGACGCTGCCCGACGGGGGCGTCTCGTGGCGACGCTCCCCCGGCGGCCTGGTCTCGGCCCTCGAGCCGGTGATGCGCGCCAACGACGGCGCCTGGATCGGCTGGCCGGGCTCGGCCGACGAGGACGAGTTCGACCCGTTCGTCGAGGACGGGCTCTCGCTGGTGCCGGTCTCGATGAGCTCGCAGGAGGTCGAGGAGTTCTACGAGGGATTCTCCAACGGCACGCTGTGGCCGCTCTACCACGACGTGGTCGCCAAGCCGGAATTCCACCGTGAGTGGTGGGACTCCTACGTCTCGGTCAACGAGCGCTTCGCCGCCCGGGCCGCCGAGGTGGCCGCCGAGGGGGCGACGGTCTGGGTGCAGGACTACCAGCTCCAGCTGGTGCCGCAGATGCTGCGCGACCGGCGACCCGACCTGCGGATCGGCTTCTACCTCCACATCCCGTTCCCGCCCGCCGAGCTCTTCTCGCAGCTGCCGTGGCGCCGCCAGATCCTCGAGGGGCTGCTCGGTGCCGATCTGATCGGCTTCCAGCTGCCGGGGGCGGCCGCCAACTTCGTCCGCCTGGTGCGCAGCCGGGTGGGCCACAAGACGCACCGCGACACGATCTACCTGCCCGACGGCCGGCCGGTGAGGGCGACGGCGTTCCCGATCTCGATCGACACCGCCGGCTTCGAGGAGCTCGCCCGCTCCGAGGGCGTGGCGAAGCGTGCTGAGGACATCCGCTCCGCCCTCGGCAACCCGAAGAAGATCTTCCTCGGCGTCGACCGGCTCGACTACACCAAGGGCATCTACTCCCGGCTGCGCGCCTTCGGCGAGCTCGTCCGCGACGGCCACATCGACGTCGAGGACGCCGTCTTCGTGCAGGTCGCGACCCCGTCGCGCGAGCGCGTCGAGCAGTACCGCATCCTCCGCGACGAGATCGAGCGGCTCGTCGGCCGGATCAACGGCGACGAGGGACGCATCGGTCGCCCGGCGATCTCCTACATGCACTCCTCCTACCCGCGCGAGGAGATGGCCGCGCTCTACCGCGCCGCCGACGTGATGGTGGTGACGCCGTTCCGCGACGGGATGAACCTCGTCGCCAAGGAGTACGTCGCCTGCCGCTACGAGGACGACGGGGCGCTGGTCCTCTCCGAGTTCGCCGGAGCCGCGCAGGAGCTGCGGCAGGCCTGGCTGGTCAACCCCTACGACATCGACGGCATGAAGGCAGCTCTCCTCGAGGCCTACGCCGCCGACGACAAGGAGACCGGCCGCCGGATGCGCGCGATGCGCAAGACCGTCGTCCAGCACGACGTCGCCCGCTGGGCGGCCGACTTCCTCCACGAGCTCGAGACGCTGCCCGAGCACCACGACAAGGCGACGCGCAAGCCGCACGCCGGCTGACTAGCGGCCCGGCCGCACCTCGTCCACGGTGTGGTCGGTGGCGTCCTGCGCGACCATGAGCGCCTCGATCTCCTTGACGAGGCGCTCGCCCAGCCGGGGCCACGTCGGGTCGTAGCCGTAGGTCTCGGCGAGCCCGACGGCCGAGCGGGTGCCGTCGAGGATGTCGATGTCGCGCGGGGAGATCAGGCCCGGGTGCACGACCCCGATCGCCTCGGAGACCTTGAGCAGGTCGCGGCGCATGGAGCGGACGTAGTTGGCCGCTCGCACGCTCTTGAGCGACACGTCGAGGCCACGGGTGTAGCGCGGGTTCTGCGTGGCGACGCCGACCGGGCAGTGGTCGGTGTGGCACTTCTGCGCCTGGATGCAGCCGATCGACATCATCGCCTCGCGGCCGGCGTTGACCATGTCGGCGCCGAGGGCGAAGGCGACGATCGCGTTCTCCGGGATGCCGAGCTTGCCGGCGCCGATGAAGACCACGTCGTCGGTGAGGCCCGCGGTGGCGAAGCGGCGGTAGACCTCGGCGAAGGCGATCCGGAAGGGGTAGGCCACCGAGTCGGAGAAGATCATCGGCGCGGCACCGGTGCCGCCCTCACCACCGTCGATGTTGACGAAGTCGACGCCGCGCTGGCCGTCGGCCATCGCCGCGGTGAGCTCGTCCCACATCGTCAGGTTGCCGACGGCTGACTTGATGCCGACCGGCAGGCCGGTCGCCTGGGCGACGGTCTCCACGAAGTCGAGCATCGAGTCGACGTCGCCGAACACCTCGTGGCGGCTCGGCGACGCACAGTCCTTGCCCTGGGGGATGCCCCGGATCTCGGCGATCTCCTTGCTGACCTTCTCCCCCGGCAGCATGCCGCCGAGGCCAGGCTTGGCGCCCTGGCTGAGCTTGACCTCGATCGCCCTGACCGGAGCGGACTGCACGAGGTCGACGAGCCGGGCCAGGTCGAAGCGGCCGTGCTCGTCGCGGCAGCCGAAGTAGGAGGTGCCGATCTGGAAGACGATGTCGCCGCCGTGGCGGTGGTGCGGCGAGAGCGCACCCTCGCCGGTGTTCTGGAGGCAGCCGGCCATGGCGGCGCCCTTGTTGAGCGACTCGACGGCCTTGCCCGACAGCGAGCCGAAGCTCATCCCGGAGATGTTCACGACCGACTGCGGGCGGAAGGAGTGCGTACGACCCCGCGCCGCGCCCATCACCTTCGCGCAGGGCAGCGCGATCTCCTCCTGCGCGTGCGGCATGGTCGCGGCACCGGGGCCGGTGAAGGTGCGGTGCTTGATGATCGGGTAGCCCGTGAGGTTCTCGACGTCGTTGTCGGTGCCGAAGCCGAAGTAGTTGTTCTCCATCTTGGAGCTGGCATAGACCCAGCGGCGCTGGTCACGGCTGAACGGCCGCTCCTCGTCGTTGCCGGTGACGATGTACTGGCGCAGCTCGGGACCGACCTTCTCGACCAGGAACCGGCCGTGGCCCAGGACAGGGAAGTTGCGCAGGATCGCGTGCTTCCTCTGGACCAGGTCGTGCGCCGCCGTCGCCGCAGTGGCCGCCGCTGCGCCGCCCAGGATCGCGTACCTCCACCTCATGGGTCATGCCTAGCCCTCGCGCCGGGCGATGTCGAGGAACCGCGCGCGAACGGTGCACGGCAGTGTCGGCTCAGGCGAGCTCGCCGCGGGCGAGGCTCACCCCGGAGTGGGTGGGGTCGCCGTCGTCGGGCTCGATGGAGATGTCGACGATCCGGTAGCCCTCGTCGACGAGGTCGCCGGGCACCCGGAACTCCCCCGACTCACCGTCGCCGAGCACTCCCAGGGCCACCATCCGGTTGCCGTCGAGGTTGATCAGCCAGACCTCGTGGAAGCCGTCCTCCTCGCCGAGGTCGCGCGCCTCGACGCGCAGCGTGACGGCGTCGGCGTCACGCACGACCTCGGCCACGCCACGCGACTGCTCGCTGTCGAGGGCCGTGAGGTCGGCCGCGGCGACCACGGTCGCCGGGTCGCGCGGATCCGGCGAGGGAGCGGGGTCGTCGAGGGTCAACCTGCCCAGGCCGAGGCCGACCACCAGCGCGACGGCGGCGGCGAGCCCGGCGACCCAGGTCGGCAGGGCACGACGACGGTTCGAGGGCGGGGTCAGCGGCACCACCTGGGCGCTCGAGCCCGCGATCTCGGCGAGCACCCGGCGGCGTACGTCCTCGGGCGGGGCGACCAGCGCCTCGGACTCGACGGCCGTCGACCGGACGCCGGCCAGCCGGTCGACCAGGGCGGCGCAGTCCTCGCAGCCGGACACGTGCTCGCGGACGAGCGGGTCCACGTCGGAGCCGTCGAGCACCAGGCCCGCGAGGTCGTCAGGATGAGGATGGGTCATCGCGCACCTCCTCGAGTCGGCGATGGAGCTCCAGCAGCCCCCTGCGCAGGTGGCTCTTCACGGTGCCCAGTGGTAGTTCGGTGCGGTCGGCGATCTGGTTGTGTGTCAGGTCACCCCAAAATGCGAGCCGCAGGATCGTGCGGCGCGGATCGGGCATCTCCTCGACCACCTGGCGTACCACGACCCGGTCGACCAGCTCGTCGTCGACGACCGTCACGGGGTCCGGGACCGCGGCGACGCGCGTCACCTTGCGCACGTCGCGCGCACGCGCGGCCCGCACGTCGGCGACCTTGTGGCGGGCGATCCCGAGGAGCCAGGCCGGTAGCGCCCCCGGGGTCGGGACCAGCGTGTGGCGCCCCTGCCAGGCCGCGACGAACACCTGCTGGGTGACCTCCTCGGCGTCGTGGTGGTCGGCGAGGGCGCGGAGGGCGAAGGTGTGCACCAGGGCCGACCAGCGATCGAAGATGGCCTCGAGCGCCGACTCCTCACCCGCGACCAGGCGCGAGGCGAGGGACCGGACGTCGTCTCGGCCCTCGAACTCGCTCACCCCACTCACCACGGGGACAAGGTACTTGCCGGGCGCCGGCCGAGCAGCGGGGTGAGCCGCTCGACCGGCGCGCCAGCCTCTTCTCAGAGGTCGATCGGGCGCAGCACGCGGTCGATGCCGTGCGCGACCTGCTTGTTGCCCTTGTTGAGGTCGAGGAGCTTCAGGACCGCCATCGGGTCCTGGGCGTTCTTGTCCTTGTCCTTCAAGGTGACCGACACGGACGGCTTGGTGCGCACCTTGACCTTGAGGGTCTTGCCGGCCGCGGTCTTGAGCGAGGCGCCGTTGGCCTTGAGCACCTTGTTGCTGGTGAGCGTCTTGCCCGGGACCACGTGGTAGAGCAGGACGGTCTCGATGGTGTCGACACCGGCGAGCTCCACGAGCGAGCTGAAGATCTTCTTCTCGCTCTTGATGGTCTTGCCGGTGAGGTCCTTGGCCAGCAGGCGGAAGGCCTCGTCGGTGGGCACGAACGCGGTCAGGCGCTGCGAGCCGTCGGCGAGGAGCGCGACCGGCGAGTCCGGCTTGGCGGCGATGACGGCGAGGACGGCCTCGGTCGTGATGTCGAAGTCATTCTTGTTGTTGTCGAACTTGTTGCCGTCGGCCGTCAGCAGCGCGGCGAGGCTGTCGTCGCCTGCCTTGGTGGAGGCCACCTGGGCGGTCGCGGCGGGAGCCGTCGCCATCGCGCCGAGCGCGAGGGCAGAAGCGGCGAGGAGGGCGGGAACGCGTCGGTTCATCGAGGGTTTCCTTCCATCGGGGGTGCCGGTCGGCACCCTGTCCTCACCTTCTCGGTGCGAACACCGCGGTTGGATGCACCCGGTGCGTAGATTCTTCCCATGGACCTGATCCCCACGCCCGACCAGGTGGTCGCGGCGGCCGGAAATGTCGCGCACACCGTGCTCTACGGCGGGCTCGCCGACCTGCGCCCGATGCCCCGGACGCTCATCGACGACGGCGAGCTGCGCGAGGTCTACCACTACCGCCCGGCCAGGGACGTGCCCGAGAGCGGCGACCCGGTGCTCCTGGTGACCCCGCTGGCCGCGCCGGCACTGTGCTTCGACCTGCGCCGCGGCTGCTCCCTGGTCGAGCACCTCGTCGCCCAGGGGCGCCCTACCTACCTGCTGGAGTACGGGCAGGTGTCGTTCAAGAACCGGTCGCTCGGCGTCGAGCACTGGGTCGACGAGGTCCTGCCCGAGGCGGTCCGGGCCGTGCACGAGCACTCCGGCGGCCGCGGCGTGCACCTCGTCGGCTGGAGCCTGGGCGGGCTCTTCGCCCTCCTCACCGCCGCCGACCGGCGGGACCTGCCGATCGCCTCCCTGACCGTGCTCGGCTCGCCCGTCGACGTCCGCAAGGTGCCGCTGGTGGCGCCCGTCCGGCCACTGCTCAACCTCACGCAGGGCCGGGGCGCGATCACCCGCGCCTACCGCGCGCTCGGAGGGGTTCCGGTCCCCCTCGTCAACTGGGCGTTCAACGCCGCGTCGGCGCAGAAGCTGGTGACCAAGCCACTGGCCGTCCTCACCCACCTCGACGACACCGACTACCTCGCCCAGCTCGAGGCGGTCGACCGGTTCCGCGCCAACATGACGGCCTACCCGGGCCGGACGTTCGGCCAGCTCTACCACCGCTTCGTCAAGGGCAACGCCCTCGCGGGCGGCAGCATGGACATCGGCTCGCGCACCGTCGACCTGGCTGCGATCGAGGTGCCGGTGCTCGTCTTCGCCGGCAACACCGACGGCATCGCGCCCCTGCCTGCCGTACGTGCCGTGGTGCCGCTGCTGGCCGGCTCACGGCAGGTGCGTTTCGAGGTCGTGCCCGGCGGCCACCTCGGCATGCTCACCGGCCGCGCCGCGCGCGGGACGACGTGGACCGCGATCGACGAGTGGGTCGAGGAGTGGTCGGTCGGCGTGGTGCCGGTGGCCCGGAAGGCCACTGCGAAGAAGGCCGCTGCGAAGAAGGCTCCGGCGAAGAAGGCTGCCGCGAAGAAGGCCGCACCCCGGAAGGCTGCTGCGAAGAAGGCTCCGGTGAAGAAGGCTCCGGCGAAGACCGCCGCGAAGAAGACAGCCGCGAAGAAGTCGTCGGCCAGCACCATCGGCTCCA is a window of Nocardioides oleivorans DNA encoding:
- a CDS encoding DUF3263 domain-containing protein yields the protein MDAAKHIAAEQETAAGLSQRDRDILEFERHWWKYAGAKEQAVRENFDMSSTRYYQVLNALIDRPEALEADPLLVRRLRRLRASRQRQRSARRLGFEI
- a CDS encoding alpha,alpha-trehalose-phosphate synthase (UDP-forming), translating into MTTVPQADLVIVANRLPVDRVTLPDGGVSWRRSPGGLVSALEPVMRANDGAWIGWPGSADEDEFDPFVEDGLSLVPVSMSSQEVEEFYEGFSNGTLWPLYHDVVAKPEFHREWWDSYVSVNERFAARAAEVAAEGATVWVQDYQLQLVPQMLRDRRPDLRIGFYLHIPFPPAELFSQLPWRRQILEGLLGADLIGFQLPGAAANFVRLVRSRVGHKTHRDTIYLPDGRPVRATAFPISIDTAGFEELARSEGVAKRAEDIRSALGNPKKIFLGVDRLDYTKGIYSRLRAFGELVRDGHIDVEDAVFVQVATPSRERVEQYRILRDEIERLVGRINGDEGRIGRPAISYMHSSYPREEMAALYRAADVMVVTPFRDGMNLVAKEYVACRYEDDGALVLSEFAGAAQELRQAWLVNPYDIDGMKAALLEAYAADDKETGRRMRAMRKTVVQHDVARWAADFLHELETLPEHHDKATRKPHAG
- a CDS encoding FMN-binding glutamate synthase family protein, with the translated sequence MRWRYAILGGAAAATAATAAHDLVQRKHAILRNFPVLGHGRFLVEKVGPELRQYIVTGNDEERPFSRDQRRWVYASSKMENNYFGFGTDNDVENLTGYPIIKHRTFTGPGAATMPHAQEEIALPCAKVMGAARGRTHSFRPQSVVNISGMSFGSLSGKAVESLNKGAAMAGCLQNTGEGALSPHHRHGGDIVFQIGTSYFGCRDEHGRFDLARLVDLVQSAPVRAIEVKLSQGAKPGLGGMLPGEKVSKEIAEIRGIPQGKDCASPSRHEVFGDVDSMLDFVETVAQATGLPVGIKSAVGNLTMWDELTAAMADGQRGVDFVNIDGGEGGTGAAPMIFSDSVAYPFRIAFAEVYRRFATAGLTDDVVFIGAGKLGIPENAIVAFALGADMVNAGREAMMSIGCIQAQKCHTDHCPVGVATQNPRYTRGLDVSLKSVRAANYVRSMRRDLLKVSEAIGVVHPGLISPRDIDILDGTRSAVGLAETYGYDPTWPRLGERLVKEIEALMVAQDATDHTVDEVRPGR
- a CDS encoding anti-sigma factor, encoding MTHPHPDDLAGLVLDGSDVDPLVREHVSGCEDCAALVDRLAGVRSTAVESEALVAPPEDVRRRVLAEIAGSSAQVVPLTPPSNRRRALPTWVAGLAAAVALVVGLGLGRLTLDDPAPSPDPRDPATVVAAADLTALDSEQSRGVAEVVRDADAVTLRVEARDLGEEDGFHEVWLINLDGNRMVALGVLGDGESGEFRVPGDLVDEGYRIVDISIEPDDGDPTHSGVSLARGELA
- a CDS encoding RNA polymerase sigma factor, with the protein product MSEFEGRDDVRSLASRLVAGEESALEAIFDRWSALVHTFALRALADHHDAEEVTQQVFVAAWQGRHTLVPTPGALPAWLLGIARHKVADVRAARARDVRKVTRVAAVPDPVTVVDDELVDRVVVRQVVEEMPDPRRTILRLAFWGDLTHNQIADRTELPLGTVKSHLRRGLLELHRRLEEVRDDPSSS
- a CDS encoding fasciclin domain-containing protein, whose amino-acid sequence is MNRRVPALLAASALALGAMATAPAATAQVASTKAGDDSLAALLTADGNKFDNNKNDFDITTEAVLAVIAAKPDSPVALLADGSQRLTAFVPTDEAFRLLAKDLTGKTIKSEKKIFSSLVELAGVDTIETVLLYHVVPGKTLTSNKVLKANGASLKTAAGKTLKVKVRTKPSVSVTLKDKDKNAQDPMAVLKLLDLNKGNKQVAHGIDRVLRPIDL
- a CDS encoding alpha/beta fold hydrolase produces the protein MDLIPTPDQVVAAAGNVAHTVLYGGLADLRPMPRTLIDDGELREVYHYRPARDVPESGDPVLLVTPLAAPALCFDLRRGCSLVEHLVAQGRPTYLLEYGQVSFKNRSLGVEHWVDEVLPEAVRAVHEHSGGRGVHLVGWSLGGLFALLTAADRRDLPIASLTVLGSPVDVRKVPLVAPVRPLLNLTQGRGAITRAYRALGGVPVPLVNWAFNAASAQKLVTKPLAVLTHLDDTDYLAQLEAVDRFRANMTAYPGRTFGQLYHRFVKGNALAGGSMDIGSRTVDLAAIEVPVLVFAGNTDGIAPLPAVRAVVPLLAGSRQVRFEVVPGGHLGMLTGRAARGTTWTAIDEWVEEWSVGVVPVARKATAKKAAAKKAPAKKAAAKKAAPRKAAAKKAPVKKAPAKTAAKKTAAKKSSASTIGSNPSRRYGSAGSRALGQQ